The following proteins come from a genomic window of Spongiibacter tropicus DSM 19543:
- a CDS encoding NAD-dependent epimerase/dehydratase family protein: MKVLLTGAFGNLGLLCLERLLADGHELRCTDLDGEEQRKQAARFSGQCEIVFGNICEPQCLPGLVEGVEAIVHLASLLPPNTDKQPALAEAVNVDAAKALIDCAARQTAPPLFIFPSSLTVFGPSQRHNPTRSSDDPVEASDHYTRHKLLVEDYLQRSALPWIIMRVGVSVDARTTKTERQVLRQLLGVHPDTPMEYIHPKDVARAISNALNTPEARHKILLLGGGESCQITHHAFMNAAFTALGLAQKPGIHGENNYYTHWMDTREAQALLDFQQHSFADYQQELRDKFTPIRRWTSPVRPLLRPLLPALLRRL; the protein is encoded by the coding sequence ATGAAAGTACTGCTTACCGGCGCCTTCGGCAATCTGGGGCTGCTCTGCCTTGAGCGCTTGCTGGCCGACGGCCATGAGCTGCGCTGCACCGATCTTGATGGCGAGGAGCAGCGAAAACAGGCCGCCCGGTTTAGCGGGCAGTGCGAGATCGTCTTTGGCAATATCTGCGAGCCGCAATGCCTGCCCGGACTGGTTGAGGGGGTGGAGGCAATTGTCCATCTGGCCTCGCTGCTGCCCCCAAATACCGACAAGCAACCCGCACTGGCCGAAGCCGTCAACGTTGATGCAGCGAAGGCGCTGATCGACTGCGCGGCCCGACAGACTGCCCCACCACTGTTTATTTTTCCGTCATCACTCACCGTGTTCGGCCCGTCCCAACGGCACAATCCCACGCGCAGCAGTGACGACCCGGTGGAAGCCTCAGACCACTACACCCGGCACAAACTGCTGGTGGAAGACTACCTGCAACGCAGCGCGCTTCCCTGGATCATTATGCGCGTGGGCGTGTCGGTCGATGCCCGCACCACGAAAACTGAGCGCCAGGTGCTGCGCCAACTGCTGGGCGTACACCCCGACACGCCCATGGAATACATCCATCCCAAAGACGTCGCCCGCGCTATTTCCAATGCGCTTAACACGCCGGAAGCCCGGCACAAGATCCTGCTGTTGGGCGGCGGCGAGAGCTGCCAGATTACTCATCACGCGTTTATGAATGCCGCGTTTACCGCATTGGGTCTGGCGCAGAAGCCCGGTATTCACGGCGAAAACAATTACTACACCCACTGGATGGACACGCGCGAAGCGCAGGCGCTGCTGGACTTTCAGCAACACAGTTTCGCCGATTATCAACAGGAACTCCGGGACAAATTTACCCCTATCCGCCGCTGGACAAGTCCGGTCAGACCGCTGCTCAGGCCGCTGCTGCCCGCGCTGCTCCGGCGGCTCTAA
- a CDS encoding TonB-dependent receptor, translated as MHHYKRYPLPLAVACMTIGATPLALDAAEQRASGLIEEVVVTARKRAESIQETPVAVTAITGDSLREQGILAAEELSKSVPSLQINNSTSPQIFIRGIGQRAPFARFDPSVSVYLDGIFIPRPDGQLLDTIDVDSVQVLRGPQGTLFGKNNTGGALVFTLTKPGEEFGGYIDAGLGNYNEQRLQAAVDMPINDELFTRVSVNTRRRDGFLKDATGRENQSIDRLSAIFQSRWLASDELTVDAFAFVGRTRENFPSYHCRINNEDALFVNGLGILWPGDTDPNNPSAYVDNCNANARDAQPDLHTNQGDSQRQRKDNDELMLGLTFDYQFSDNHSMKAILGYRDATKMNPQTTADEGGPAEYLRADLLGDSIQESLTLELQFNGVLFDSVDYAAGIFYQDEYKSERFNTANPLVGSEPINFLGLAAGQAGVDIAALTDLLETVTGLIPGGTVPLVAAALPLATVQDFEIDGQTFAAFTQATWHVTDHFELTLGGRYTEETRDSYLVTRSADLEEVTSIVSGADPRFIPLLPSMGAMAFLGRWSQDPLTIANNILREQFPGDIRAPLGDAKIDTREDTFRQFTPMASAAYIFPEEMLDGSLINSAMVYATWSNGFKSGFQEPFGLDGLSVVEPEELENREIGIKIDALERSLRVNLAAYSMTFKNMHLITVNVDTNNTLVVGSQNAGESVIEGAELEVMWFPSMNTMINLTYSNNNYRYEEFMDNDLKSLALRGEYVPIDRSDEEFAVSPEETASLGIQYTLNTDVGRFVPRLDASYKSDVYLGLDRGAWEAAKRKEALSYADAYVLLDARVSWSNPEDDLSIAAYVKNLTDERYEIGAVSAGDSIGTFTSVLGEPRMYGVEVRKTF; from the coding sequence ATGCATCACTACAAACGCTACCCGCTGCCACTCGCTGTGGCATGCATGACCATTGGCGCTACCCCCCTGGCACTGGACGCCGCCGAGCAGCGCGCCAGCGGCCTGATCGAGGAGGTCGTCGTCACCGCAAGGAAACGCGCGGAAAGTATTCAGGAAACGCCGGTTGCAGTGACCGCCATCACCGGCGACAGCCTGCGCGAGCAGGGCATTCTCGCGGCGGAAGAGCTGAGTAAGTCGGTGCCGAGCCTGCAGATCAACAACAGTACCTCTCCGCAGATCTTTATTCGCGGCATCGGCCAGCGCGCACCCTTCGCCCGCTTTGATCCCTCCGTCAGCGTGTATCTGGACGGCATTTTTATTCCCCGCCCCGACGGGCAGTTGCTCGACACGATTGACGTCGACAGCGTGCAGGTCTTGCGCGGCCCACAGGGCACGCTGTTCGGCAAGAACAATACCGGCGGTGCACTGGTGTTTACGCTCACCAAACCGGGCGAGGAATTTGGCGGCTATATTGATGCCGGCCTGGGCAACTACAACGAGCAGCGACTGCAGGCGGCCGTCGACATGCCGATCAACGACGAGCTGTTTACCCGGGTATCGGTCAACACCCGCCGTCGAGACGGCTTTCTGAAAGACGCGACCGGACGCGAGAACCAGTCCATTGATCGCCTGTCAGCGATCTTTCAAAGTCGCTGGCTGGCCAGTGACGAGCTGACGGTCGATGCCTTTGCCTTTGTCGGCCGCACCCGCGAGAACTTCCCCTCCTATCACTGCCGCATCAATAACGAAGACGCGTTGTTCGTGAATGGACTGGGCATTCTCTGGCCGGGCGATACCGATCCGAATAACCCCTCGGCCTACGTCGACAACTGCAATGCCAATGCCCGCGACGCGCAGCCGGACCTGCACACCAATCAGGGGGATAGCCAGCGACAGCGCAAAGACAACGACGAGCTGATGCTGGGACTGACCTTTGATTATCAGTTCAGCGACAACCACAGCATGAAGGCCATTTTGGGCTATCGCGATGCGACCAAGATGAACCCGCAGACGACGGCTGACGAAGGCGGCCCCGCCGAGTACTTGCGCGCCGACCTGCTGGGCGACAGCATTCAGGAGTCGCTGACACTGGAACTGCAGTTTAACGGCGTGCTGTTCGACAGCGTCGACTATGCTGCCGGCATTTTCTATCAGGACGAGTACAAATCGGAGCGTTTCAATACCGCCAACCCACTGGTGGGCTCGGAGCCGATTAACTTCCTCGGCCTCGCTGCCGGGCAGGCGGGCGTTGATATTGCCGCCCTGACGGATTTACTGGAAACGGTCACCGGACTCATCCCCGGCGGCACCGTGCCGCTGGTTGCCGCCGCCCTGCCACTGGCAACCGTGCAGGATTTTGAAATCGACGGCCAGACCTTCGCCGCCTTCACCCAGGCAACCTGGCATGTCACCGATCACTTTGAGCTGACACTGGGCGGACGCTACACCGAGGAAACCCGCGACTCCTACCTGGTGACCCGCAGCGCCGACCTGGAGGAGGTCACGTCGATCGTCAGTGGCGCCGATCCGCGCTTTATTCCGCTGCTGCCGTCAATGGGCGCCATGGCGTTTCTCGGTCGCTGGTCGCAAGACCCGCTCACCATTGCCAACAATATACTGCGCGAGCAATTTCCCGGCGATATTCGTGCGCCGCTGGGCGATGCCAAGATCGACACCCGCGAAGACACCTTCCGCCAGTTCACCCCGATGGCCTCTGCCGCGTATATCTTCCCGGAGGAAATGCTGGATGGCAGCCTGATCAATTCCGCCATGGTCTACGCCACCTGGAGCAATGGCTTCAAATCGGGCTTTCAGGAACCGTTTGGCCTCGATGGGCTGAGCGTGGTGGAGCCGGAAGAACTGGAAAACCGCGAAATCGGCATCAAGATCGACGCTCTGGAACGCTCGCTGCGAGTCAATCTGGCGGCCTATTCCATGACCTTCAAAAACATGCACCTGATCACCGTCAACGTCGATACCAACAACACGCTGGTAGTGGGCTCCCAGAATGCCGGGGAATCGGTGATTGAAGGGGCTGAGCTGGAAGTCATGTGGTTCCCGAGCATGAACACCATGATCAACCTCACCTACAGCAACAACAACTATCGCTATGAAGAGTTCATGGACAACGACCTCAAGTCGCTGGCATTGCGCGGTGAGTATGTACCGATAGACCGCTCTGACGAAGAGTTTGCCGTCTCTCCCGAAGAGACCGCGTCGCTGGGTATTCAATACACCTTGAACACCGACGTCGGCCGCTTCGTGCCGCGCCTGGACGCCAGCTATAAAAGCGATGTGTATCTCGGGCTGGATCGCGGTGCCTGGGAAGCCGCCAAACGCAAAGAGGCACTGTCTTACGCCGATGCCTACGTACTGCTCGACGCTCGCGTGAGCTGGAGCAACCCCGAGGACGACCTGAGTATTGCCGCCTACGTCAAAAACCTGACCGACGAACGCTATGAGATCGGCGCGGTGTCAGCCGGGGACAGCATCGGCACCTTCACCAGCGTATTGGGCGAGCCGCGCATGTATGGCGTGGAAGTACGCAAAACCTTTTAA
- a CDS encoding diguanylate cyclase, producing MPRPFATHSDELMAWPTQSIEHVPRLLIVDDEPVNIHSLYPLFADDYEVFMATSGQEALAMCHQNQPDLVLLDVLMPDMDGLEVCRQLKAESDTAAIPVIFVTSQHSPEEESAALAAGAVDFISKPVNPAVVKARVKTHLTLKWQADTLRNLASMDGLTGVPNRRVLDDRLRAEWRSCLRNRKALSLLMIDVDQFKSYNDHYGHLQGDECLKAIAKTLSQNVERSRDVLARFGGEEFVCLLPETDHAGAMHMAERLRQAIESLAIPHEKSTVADVVTVSLGLATQIPLEDGEGLPLLMAADEQLYRAKQHGRNRVMSACDKMN from the coding sequence ATGCCGAGACCTTTCGCCACACACAGTGACGAACTGATGGCTTGGCCTACGCAATCCATTGAGCACGTTCCCCGCTTGTTGATTGTGGATGACGAGCCGGTAAACATTCACTCGCTCTATCCCCTGTTCGCCGACGACTACGAAGTGTTTATGGCTACCAGCGGGCAGGAAGCGCTGGCGATGTGTCATCAGAACCAGCCTGATCTGGTGCTGCTTGATGTATTGATGCCGGATATGGACGGCCTGGAAGTCTGCCGGCAGCTCAAGGCTGAGTCGGATACTGCGGCGATTCCGGTGATTTTCGTGACCTCGCAGCACAGCCCGGAGGAAGAATCGGCCGCGCTGGCTGCCGGGGCTGTGGATTTTATCAGCAAGCCGGTGAATCCCGCCGTTGTTAAAGCGCGAGTAAAGACCCATCTGACGCTGAAATGGCAGGCGGATACCCTGCGTAATCTGGCGTCGATGGATGGCCTGACAGGCGTGCCCAACCGCCGGGTTCTGGATGATCGCCTGCGCGCCGAATGGCGATCTTGCCTGCGTAATCGCAAAGCCCTGTCGCTGCTGATGATCGATGTCGACCAATTCAAAAGCTACAACGACCACTATGGTCACCTGCAGGGTGATGAATGTTTAAAAGCGATTGCCAAAACGCTGAGTCAGAATGTGGAGCGCAGTCGCGATGTATTGGCCCGTTTTGGGGGGGAGGAGTTTGTCTGCCTGCTGCCCGAGACGGATCACGCCGGTGCCATGCATATGGCCGAGCGGCTGCGTCAGGCCATTGAGTCGCTGGCGATTCCCCATGAGAAGTCGACGGTGGCCGATGTGGTCACCGTCAGTCTTGGCTTGGCCACCCAAATTCCGCTGGAAGACGGTGAGGGTCTGCCGTTGCTGATGGCGGCCGATGAGCAGCTGTATCGCGCCAAGCAACATGGGCGCAACCGGGTGATGAGCGCCTGCGACAAAATGAACTAA
- the folE gene encoding GTP cyclohydrolase I FolE: MISKEATAVHEALLKAGLETPMRPQSALSNEQKKQRISDLMLGVMETLGLDLSDDSLEETPHRIAKMYVDEIFCGLDYSNFPKITNIDNKMRVEEMVKVSGVSVTSTCEHHFVTIDGEATVAYIPHDKVIGLSKINRIVRFFAQRPQVQERLTQQVLVALQTLLETDDVAVTVDAIHYCVKSRGVMDTNSRTQTTALGGSFKTDPATRNEFLSQSCR; this comes from the coding sequence ATGATTTCCAAGGAAGCGACCGCCGTGCACGAGGCCCTGCTCAAGGCCGGGCTGGAAACGCCCATGCGCCCCCAGAGCGCACTGAGCAATGAACAGAAAAAACAGCGCATCAGCGACTTAATGCTGGGTGTTATGGAGACTCTGGGGTTGGATCTGAGCGATGACAGCCTGGAGGAAACCCCGCACCGCATCGCCAAGATGTACGTCGACGAGATTTTCTGTGGTCTGGATTACAGCAACTTTCCCAAGATCACCAATATCGACAACAAGATGCGGGTAGAAGAGATGGTGAAAGTCAGTGGCGTCAGCGTCACCAGCACCTGCGAGCACCACTTTGTGACGATTGACGGGGAGGCAACGGTTGCCTATATCCCCCATGACAAAGTGATCGGGCTCTCCAAGATCAACCGCATTGTACGCTTCTTTGCACAGCGTCCTCAGGTACAGGAGCGCCTGACCCAGCAAGTGCTGGTGGCGCTGCAAACCCTGCTGGAAACCGACGATGTGGCAGTCACCGTGGATGCTATCCACTACTGCGTGAAAAGCCGCGGCGTGATGGACACCAATTCCCGCACGCAAACCACCGCGTTGGGGGGCAGCTTCAAAACCGATCCCGCCACCCGCAACGAGTTCCTCAGCCAGAGCTGCCGCTAG
- a CDS encoding SDR family NAD(P)-dependent oxidoreductase — translation MKLEPGKTALITGAAGGLGSALARALAARGCHLALVDIDQQALETLAAELHSPTLRVSCHTVDLRNRAAIQALAEDVRQQHSALHLLINNAGITLQKSVETHSEADWQRVFDLNFWGTVNSCKAFLPMLKTAGGAHIVNLSSMVACYGMPSQSSYSSSKAAVQAYSESLRAELRGQHIGVTCINPGAINTQMIQATLRESDDIAQAEANMALAQRFGIAPAKAAQKILAAVERNQAQRFIGVDARLYSLLSKLFPAAVSYALAKSYERVSARNEALTDRP, via the coding sequence ATGAAACTGGAACCGGGAAAAACCGCGCTGATTACCGGCGCAGCAGGCGGGCTGGGCAGCGCACTGGCCAGAGCACTGGCTGCGCGCGGCTGTCATCTGGCGCTGGTCGATATCGATCAGCAGGCATTGGAAACACTGGCGGCGGAGCTTCACAGCCCGACACTGCGCGTGAGCTGTCACACCGTGGACCTGCGCAACCGTGCCGCGATTCAGGCACTGGCAGAGGACGTACGCCAGCAGCACTCAGCGCTGCATTTGCTGATTAACAATGCCGGGATCACCCTGCAGAAGAGTGTAGAAACACACAGCGAGGCCGACTGGCAGCGTGTCTTTGACCTGAACTTCTGGGGCACGGTGAATAGCTGCAAGGCGTTTTTGCCAATGCTGAAAACCGCCGGGGGCGCGCATATCGTGAACCTGTCGAGCATGGTGGCCTGCTACGGCATGCCCAGCCAGAGTTCCTACAGCAGCAGCAAGGCCGCCGTTCAGGCCTACAGTGAATCGCTGCGCGCCGAGTTGCGCGGCCAGCATATTGGCGTGACTTGCATAAACCCCGGCGCCATCAACACCCAGATGATTCAGGCCACACTGCGCGAGTCGGATGATATTGCTCAAGCCGAGGCCAATATGGCACTGGCTCAGCGCTTTGGTATTGCGCCGGCCAAAGCCGCGCAGAAAATCCTCGCCGCCGTGGAGCGCAATCAGGCGCAGCGTTTTATCGGCGTCGATGCCAGGCTGTATAGCCTGCTGAGCAAACTGTTTCCCGCTGCAGTGTCATACGCGCTGGCGAAAAGTTATGAGCGCGTGAGCGCTCGCAATGAGGCGCTAACCGACCGCCCTTAG
- a CDS encoding response regulator encodes MRKAIREIIDILGTRLILLVLLVFVMAFVFLFPLSEYFATARAEARLNTQLQQQLDARSSSLRRRIDLLERDIQMLSQLSSVAAVQMTMANGGVLNASQKDPLHHDFLSYMRQRDEVRQLRIISAVDAGQELVRVDRLSSGELWPVADTELQNKSHRDYYIEAVSRDDRGVYASAISLNRELGRIEMPLVPTLRLITPLFDEQQRRLGLLVVNVDFSFAEQLLRKDLPRGVDVYLLGPDGDFLLHPDSSKRYAFEFGEPYRWAQQFDLPMRSDAGAYTTANSPWHVAIHHLAYDQDNAVFLVVAANDGAVGDYVGHSRNLNLLTFGAFLLLALILILQFLVNARRREVAITSSAELLAIIQGSNDAVVGLDERAMITSWNPAAEAMFGYSAEEALGQSVSTLIVPAERQAEFEKLKRTLVAGQAVPPFETLRQHRDGQLIEVSVNVSPMRGENGKVIGAASIIRDIREMRETQIKLRKLNLELEEQVAERTRELRSAMTMQKAILERAGYGIVVSSPSGRILLFNPAAEQMLGYKAEEVVGQKRITDFFVGRDFWDAVDVTAEIQGGKLDTRTLLREGFQDEREWCFARRDGSEFPVLLKTSSLVNGNDDDLSFLTIVIDLTRRKAELQELEQAKVAAEEASRAKSEFLANMSHEIRTPMNAVLGMLTLLKQTDLDDHQRDYVRKSGDAAGALLGIINDVLDFSKIDAGKMQLDPQWFSVEQLLRDIANILTMQLDETRLELLFDISPEIPARLLGDALRIKQVLLNLAGNAVKFTERGEVTVGIIVQYREGDDVVLGISVRDTGIGMSEQQQQRVFKSFTQAEAGTTRRYGGTGLGLVISQRLIHLMGGELELDSKEGRGSVFSFSLPLKADAESLGEVLQGSETPQQSRRVLLVEDNTAARQVAVRACESLGWQCEAAGSAAEALAILKENVESFDAALIDWVMPGMDGCELAATLRDGVAPHLTLILVTAHSWETYDSEGRSPKELFDAFLAKPATASDIYRAVEGTLDEQRPAPPVKTDERPAVQSLRGLTILLVEDNPTNQQVARELLALEGAQIVLAENGRIAVDLLRERQDFDVVLMDLQMPEMDGFTASRKIRQELALTSLPIIAMTANAMPSDRQACLDAGMNDHVGKPFELPILVASILRACGRKPLASVPEPVAHDVDEPESVSLLSPPGFDLASALERMGNRKPLLMEQLAYFAEHHRDSLQAVDSALDAGDRDMVARLLHGLRGASATLGANALADSLLTAERLCRDEAQDPRAAIDTARVLLAEACAVFAGVAKDSGNNSAETDIDPVDEQGMKALANELQQLLKQNNMRAVAVYRQIKTKGMGRHPVMREIEPAMNQLNFSAAAETLGRWLAAQSEQGG; translated from the coding sequence TTGAGAAAAGCGATAAGAGAAATCATCGACATACTGGGAACGCGGCTGATACTGCTGGTGTTGCTGGTATTCGTTATGGCTTTCGTCTTCCTGTTTCCTCTGTCTGAGTATTTTGCCACTGCGCGGGCAGAAGCCCGCTTAAACACCCAGCTGCAACAACAATTAGACGCGCGCAGCAGCAGCTTGCGCCGTCGCATTGATTTACTCGAGCGTGACATCCAGATGCTTTCTCAGCTGTCATCTGTAGCGGCGGTTCAGATGACGATGGCGAACGGTGGTGTGCTGAATGCCTCCCAGAAAGACCCGCTTCATCACGACTTCCTGTCGTATATGCGTCAGCGGGACGAGGTTCGGCAGCTGCGCATCATCAGTGCCGTGGACGCCGGTCAGGAGCTGGTTCGGGTAGATCGACTCAGCTCGGGAGAGCTATGGCCGGTTGCGGACACCGAGCTACAGAACAAATCGCATCGTGACTACTATATCGAGGCGGTGTCCCGCGATGATCGGGGCGTTTACGCCTCCGCGATTAGCCTCAATCGGGAGCTGGGGCGGATCGAAATGCCCCTGGTGCCGACCTTGCGTTTAATCACCCCTTTGTTTGACGAACAGCAGCGCAGACTGGGCTTGCTTGTCGTCAATGTGGATTTCAGCTTTGCAGAGCAGTTGCTGCGCAAGGATTTACCGAGGGGGGTGGATGTTTATCTGCTAGGCCCAGACGGTGATTTCCTGTTACATCCCGATTCCAGTAAACGCTATGCCTTTGAATTTGGCGAGCCCTACCGCTGGGCGCAGCAATTTGATTTGCCCATGCGCAGCGATGCAGGCGCCTATACGACGGCAAACAGTCCTTGGCATGTGGCGATTCATCATCTTGCTTATGACCAGGATAACGCCGTATTTCTGGTCGTGGCCGCTAATGACGGTGCTGTTGGTGACTACGTAGGCCATTCCCGTAATCTGAATCTGCTGACCTTCGGGGCTTTCCTGCTGCTTGCGCTGATCTTGATTCTGCAGTTTTTGGTGAATGCTCGCCGCCGGGAGGTAGCGATTACCAGTAGTGCCGAGCTGCTGGCGATTATTCAGGGTAGCAATGACGCGGTCGTTGGGCTGGATGAGCGAGCGATGATTACCAGCTGGAACCCGGCGGCTGAGGCCATGTTTGGTTACAGTGCTGAAGAGGCGCTGGGCCAGTCTGTGTCGACATTGATTGTGCCTGCTGAGCGGCAGGCAGAGTTTGAAAAATTGAAACGAACGCTGGTCGCTGGGCAAGCGGTGCCGCCGTTCGAGACGCTGCGCCAGCATCGTGATGGGCAGCTGATCGAAGTGTCGGTGAATGTCTCGCCCATGCGCGGTGAAAACGGCAAGGTGATTGGCGCCGCGAGTATTATTCGCGATATCCGCGAGATGCGCGAAACCCAGATCAAGCTTCGCAAGCTCAATCTGGAACTGGAAGAGCAGGTGGCGGAGCGCACCCGCGAGTTGCGGTCGGCGATGACCATGCAGAAGGCGATTCTCGAGCGCGCCGGTTACGGCATTGTGGTGAGTAGTCCCAGCGGGCGCATCCTTCTGTTCAATCCGGCGGCGGAGCAAATGCTGGGCTACAAGGCTGAGGAGGTAGTGGGTCAAAAGCGCATCACCGACTTCTTTGTCGGGCGCGATTTTTGGGACGCCGTAGATGTCACTGCCGAGATCCAGGGCGGCAAGCTGGATACCCGCACCTTGCTGCGTGAAGGTTTTCAGGACGAGCGAGAGTGGTGTTTTGCACGCCGTGACGGCAGCGAATTCCCCGTGCTGCTGAAAACCAGTTCGCTGGTTAATGGCAATGACGACGACCTCAGTTTTCTCACGATTGTGATCGATCTGACCCGCCGCAAGGCTGAGTTGCAGGAACTGGAGCAGGCCAAGGTTGCTGCTGAGGAGGCGAGCCGCGCGAAGAGTGAATTTCTCGCCAATATGAGCCATGAAATTCGAACGCCGATGAATGCCGTGCTGGGGATGCTCACTCTGCTCAAACAGACTGATCTCGATGACCACCAACGTGACTATGTTCGCAAGTCCGGCGATGCCGCGGGGGCACTGCTGGGGATTATTAACGACGTTCTGGATTTCTCCAAAATTGACGCGGGCAAAATGCAGCTTGATCCGCAGTGGTTCAGCGTTGAGCAGCTGCTGCGCGACATTGCCAATATCCTGACTATGCAGCTGGACGAAACCCGTCTGGAGCTGCTGTTCGATATCAGCCCCGAGATTCCCGCCCGACTGCTTGGTGATGCGCTGCGTATCAAACAGGTGCTGCTCAATCTGGCCGGTAATGCCGTTAAGTTCACCGAACGGGGTGAAGTGACCGTGGGCATTATTGTGCAATACCGCGAGGGCGATGACGTGGTGCTGGGTATCAGCGTGCGCGACACCGGTATCGGGATGTCCGAGCAACAGCAGCAGCGGGTATTCAAATCCTTTACTCAGGCTGAAGCGGGCACCACGCGGCGCTACGGGGGAACCGGGCTGGGGCTGGTGATCAGCCAGCGTCTGATCCATTTGATGGGTGGTGAGCTGGAGCTGGACAGCAAAGAGGGGCGCGGCAGTGTGTTCTCTTTTTCGCTGCCGTTAAAAGCCGACGCTGAGTCGCTGGGCGAGGTACTTCAAGGCAGCGAGACGCCGCAGCAATCCCGACGGGTGTTGCTGGTGGAGGACAACACCGCGGCGCGGCAGGTAGCGGTTCGCGCCTGCGAGTCGCTGGGCTGGCAGTGTGAGGCAGCGGGCAGTGCTGCCGAGGCCTTGGCGATACTGAAGGAAAATGTCGAGTCTTTCGATGCGGCGCTGATCGACTGGGTCATGCCGGGCATGGATGGCTGCGAACTGGCCGCCACATTGCGCGATGGCGTCGCACCGCACTTAACACTGATTTTAGTGACTGCCCACAGCTGGGAAACCTACGATAGCGAAGGGCGTTCGCCAAAGGAGTTGTTCGACGCGTTTCTGGCGAAGCCTGCAACGGCTAGCGATATCTATCGGGCGGTTGAGGGCACACTGGATGAGCAACGGCCAGCACCGCCTGTCAAAACAGATGAGCGTCCGGCGGTACAGTCGCTGCGCGGTCTGACGATTTTGCTGGTCGAGGATAATCCCACCAACCAGCAGGTCGCGAGAGAGTTGCTGGCCTTGGAGGGCGCGCAGATCGTGCTGGCGGAAAACGGCCGCATCGCCGTGGACCTTCTTCGCGAGCGGCAGGATTTTGATGTGGTGCTGATGGATCTGCAAATGCCGGAGATGGACGGCTTTACCGCCAGCCGCAAGATTCGTCAGGAACTCGCACTGACGTCGCTGCCGATTATTGCCATGACGGCCAATGCCATGCCCAGCGATCGCCAGGCCTGCCTTGATGCGGGTATGAATGACCACGTCGGCAAGCCCTTTGAGTTGCCGATACTGGTTGCCAGTATTCTTCGTGCCTGCGGGCGCAAGCCGCTTGCTTCGGTGCCTGAGCCTGTGGCGCATGACGTTGATGAGCCGGAGTCCGTGAGTCTGCTGTCGCCGCCAGGCTTCGATCTGGCCTCTGCGCTGGAACGCATGGGAAACCGGAAACCGCTGCTGATGGAGCAGCTAGCCTATTTTGCCGAGCATCATCGCGACAGCTTGCAGGCGGTAGACAGCGCGCTTGATGCTGGCGATCGTGATATGGTGGCGCGCCTATTGCACGGTTTGCGTGGTGCGTCCGCGACATTGGGCGCGAATGCGCTGGCCGACAGCCTGCTCACCGCCGAGCGGCTTTGCCGGGACGAGGCGCAGGACCCCAGGGCCGCGATTGATACAGCGCGAGTGCTATTGGCTGAGGCCTGTGCGGTCTTCGCGGGAGTGGCGAAGGATAGCGGCAACAACAGTGCTGAGACCGATATCGACCCTGTCGATGAGCAGGGCATGAAAGCCCTGGCCAATGAGCTTCAACAGCTCCTGAAGCAGAACAATATGCGGGCAGTGGCCGTGTACCGCCAGATCAAAACAAAAGGGATGGGGCGACACCCCGTAATGAGAGAGATAGAACCCGCCATGAATCAGCTGAATTTCAGCGCCGCTGCAGAAACCTTGGGCCGTTGGCTTGCCGCGCAGTCGGAGCAAGGAGGGTAA
- a CDS encoding polyphosphate kinase 2 family protein: MASLDKLTYPSLSKPDYQRQMDALQLALMSMQLSLFRNQQRAVLVVEGPDGAGKGGLLRRALRYMDPRSVRVHPTGAPDERERGQHYLQRFWERLPKPGQISVFDRSWYGRLLIERVENGLHDVERARREIAQFEQMLIDDGILLFKILLYIDEETQRQRLLARLNNAEKHWKLTGSDLSAFQRYAEYQSAFEDLLEYSSSPVEWHLIPANDKYYARVHAMQCVQNAWLAHFGAPAVAPIDPEFEQQARIILEC, from the coding sequence ATGGCTTCGCTGGATAAACTGACCTACCCGAGCCTGTCGAAACCGGATTACCAGCGGCAGATGGACGCCCTGCAACTGGCGCTCATGTCGATGCAGCTCAGTCTGTTCCGCAACCAGCAGCGTGCGGTGCTGGTAGTGGAAGGGCCGGATGGCGCTGGCAAAGGGGGGCTGCTGCGGCGGGCACTGCGCTATATGGACCCCCGCAGTGTGCGCGTGCATCCCACCGGCGCGCCGGATGAACGCGAACGCGGACAGCATTATCTGCAGCGCTTCTGGGAACGCCTGCCCAAGCCAGGGCAGATATCCGTATTTGACCGCTCCTGGTACGGGCGCTTACTGATTGAGCGGGTAGAAAATGGCCTGCACGATGTAGAGCGCGCGCGTCGGGAAATTGCCCAATTTGAACAGATGCTGATTGATGACGGCATTCTGCTGTTCAAAATCCTGCTGTACATCGACGAGGAGACCCAGCGGCAGCGTCTATTGGCGCGGCTGAACAATGCCGAGAAGCACTGGAAGTTGACGGGCTCGGATCTGAGCGCCTTTCAGCGCTATGCCGAGTATCAGTCGGCTTTTGAGGATTTGCTGGAGTACAGCAGCTCTCCGGTTGAATGGCACTTAATTCCCGCCAACGACAAGTATTACGCCAGGGTCCACGCTATGCAGTGTGTTCAGAATGCCTGGCTTGCGCATTTCGGTGCGCCCGCTGTCGCGCCTATTGATCCGGAGTTTGAACAACAGGCTAGAATTATACTCGAATGCTGA